The DNA sequence GCATCTGAGAAAAATTTTGAAGAAATAAATGAAAAAATTGAAATTATTGAAACAAAAATTCAAAACGACAAAATGTATTTACTTGTCAATACAGAAAAAAAGATAGAAATGTTATTGGCAGACATTAAGAAAGAAGAAGAAAAAATGCTGAGTGTAAGGGATAATAATGCTTATATAAAAAGTAAAATTGAAACTATTTCTTCTCTTATTTATGATGAAAGAGCATGGGGTGAATATTTACATTCTATCTCTACTAATGCTAAAAAACATAATATTAATATAACAAATCTTACGAATCGGTATGCTTTAGGTAACAAATCCTTTGGGCATATTTTAGACATATCAATTAAGGGAGATGGAAACTTTGCTGATACATTGAAATTTATTAATTCTCTTGAAGAAAGTGATTTAGTTGTAGATTTACATGATCTTAACATCTCAGCACAAGATAAACTTAATACAAGTATAAAAATTTCAGTATGGGGGATTACATATTAATGAAAACACATGCACTAACTGTTCTCATATCTATGTCATTTGCATTACTTTATGCGAATGAGTTATCATGGGTCGACGAGCAAATCAATGCGATTAAACCTCCTAGAGAGGGTATTAATTTAAGAAATATTTCTCAGCTTTCTAATCCTTTTATTTTTTTAGAAAAAAATAAAACCAAAAAGAAAGAAAAAATAGATAATAGTTCTGTTACTGCTATCACATCAAATCAGT is a window from the Candidatus Delongbacteria bacterium genome containing:
- the pilO gene encoding type 4a pilus biogenesis protein PilO, translating into MKINIESYLHQIDSNFKDKSQKDIYMTYIMIFAAIFAFSYLLFWEASEKNFEEINEKIEIIETKIQNDKMYLLVNTEKKIEMLLADIKKEEEKMLSVRDNNAYIKSKIETISSLIYDERAWGEYLHSISTNAKKHNINITNLTNRYALGNKSFGHILDISIKGDGNFADTLKFINSLEESDLVVDLHDLNISAQDKLNTSIKISVWGITY